GGGCCAGTGTCCGTCCAATTTCCCCTTTCCCAGGACagagctctctctctttcataaGCTGGACCTCCTCTAGGTCCAGAGAAATGATCATCTACAGGTCTCCCTTCCTCCTGATGCCAATGTCCTTGCATTTCCATTCTGTGATGTAGCAATGGTCTTATCTCTGGACCATCTATATTACTGTCAACGTCACTCTTGCGCATAGAGGGGTAGTCCTTGCCAACAAGTTGCCTGTGGTCTGGGCCTTTCTCTCGGTCATTATTTGGACGCAATGGTTTAGGTTCCAACCTTTTGCCTGCTTCTACAGTTTTTGGCTCAGGTTTCTCAGATATAGCCTTTGTGGTAGCTGATGAATTGGAAGGCTGCATTTTAGATAAACTTTGAACAACTGTCTGGTCCTTTTGGTTTTGAACGACAGTTACCGAAGGAGTTGCTGTCTCAGAACTGTCCATTTTCCTCTGAATTTCATGTGATTTAGATAAATCAACACTTTTTTCCAACAAATCTTTATTGGCAGATGAATCCAAACTTTTATGACATGTAGCAGCCATGGTTATGTGGGCTGTTTTCTCTTCATCTTTTTGTTCCGCTGAAGCCTGTGGTACTGAATCTGTGTTTTGTTTTACATCTTTATCTACAGATGCAGtctctggcttcttttctccagcaGGTTTTATCTGCTCCTCAACTTGTTCTAAAGATGGCTGAGAAGATTGGGGACCTTTCAAACCTTGTCCAGTTGTAACTTGAGGACCTTTGGGTCTTGGACTAGGTACACTGGGAATAGGCCCACTGAATCTTGGTCCCTTTGGTCCATCACACCGTGAACCAGGCCCCTGAAATCTTCCACCAGGACCTTCGAATCGCTGCCCAGGGCCCTGCCTCTCGAATCGCTGCCCCAGAGCCTGACCTTCAAATCGCTGCCCTGGGCCCTGGCCCTCAAAGCGCTGGCCATAAACTTGACCCTCAAAACGGTGGGTGGGACCCGGACCCTCAAAGGACTGGCCTGGACCCTGGCCCTCAAAACACTGCCCTGACCCACGGCCGTCAAAACGATGCCCTGGGCCGCGGCCATCGAAGCGTTGCCCATGACCATCAAAATGTTGGCCCAGGCCTTGGCTCTCAAAGCGATTGCCCGTATCCTGGCCCTCAGAGCGATTACCCAGATCCTGGCCCTCAAAGCGATTTCCCCCTGGGCCGTCAAAGCGACCACCCCCTGGGCCGTCAAAGTGGCCACCCCCTGGGCCGTCAAAGCGATTTCCCCCAGGGCCGTCAAAGCGATTTCCCCCCGGGCCGTCAAAGCGATTTCCCCCCGGGCCGTCAAAGCGATTTCCCCCCGGGCCGTCAAAGTGGCCACCCCCCGGGCCGTCAAAGCGATTTCCCCCCGGGCCATCAAAGCGACCACCCCCCGGGCCATCACAGCGACCACCCCCCGGGCCATCAAAGCGACCACCCCCCGGGCCATCAAAGCGACCACCCCCCGGGCCATCAAAGCGACCACCCCCCGGGCCATCAAAGCGACCACCCCCGTGGCCATCAAAGCGACCACCTCCGGGGCCATCAAAGCGACCACCGCCCGGGCCATCAAAGCGACCACCGCCCGGGCCATCAAAGCGACCACCCCCGGGGCCATCAAAGCGACCACCCCCGGGGCCATCAAAGCGACCACCCCCGGGGCCATCAAAGCGACCACCCCCGGGGCCATCAAAGCGACCACCCCCGGGGCCATCAAAGCGACCACCCCCCGGACCCTGATTCTCAAAGCGATTACCTGGACCTTGGCCCTCAAAGCGATTACCGGGACCCGGGCCCTCAAAGCGATTACCGGGACCCGGGCCCTCAAAGCGATTACCTGGACCTTGGCCCTCAAAGCGATTACCGGGACCCGGGCCCTCAAAGCGATTACCGGGACCCGGGCCCTCAAAGCGATTACCGGGACCCGGGCCCTCAAAGCGATTACCGGGACCCGGACCCTCAAAGCGATTACCGGGACCCGGGCCCTCAAAGCGATTACCGGAAACCTGATTCTCAAagcgatcactgggaccctgctTCTCAAAGCGATTACTGGGACCCTGCTTCTCAGAGCGATTACCGGGACCCTGGTCCTCAATGCGATTACCAGGACTTTGGTCCTCAATGCGATTCCCTGGACCCTGCGTCTCAAAGCGATTACCAGGACCCTGGACCTCAAAGCGATTACCCGGACCCTGCTTCTCAAAGCGATTACCCGGACCCTGCTTCTCAAAGCGATTACCCGGACCCTGCTCCTCAAAGCGATTACCCGGACCCTGTTCCTCAAGGTGAATATCTGGACCCTGCAACTCAAAATGCTTACCGAGGCTCTGCTTCTCAAAGCGATTACCGGCACCCTGTTCCTCAAGGCGAATACTCGTACCCTGTCCCTCAAAGCGATTACCTGGTCCCTGCTTCTCAAAGCAATTACCAGGACCCTGCCCCTCATAGCGATTACCTGGTCCCTGCTTCTCAAAGCGATTACCAGGACCCTGCCCCTCATAGCGATTACCTGGACCCTGCTTCTCAAAGCGATTACCGGGGCCCTGCTCCTCAAAGCGATTACTGGGACCCTGCCCCTCAAAGCGATTACCGGGACCCTGCTCCTCAAAGCGATTACCGGGACCCTGCTCCTCAAAGCGACTACCGGGACCCTGCCCCTCAAAGCGATTACCGGGACCCTGCCCCTCAAAGCGATTACCCGGTCCCTGCTTCTCAAAGCGATTACCGGGACCCTGCTTCGCAAACCGATTACCGGGACCCTGCTCCTCAAAGCGATTACTCGGACCCTGCTTGTCAAAGCGATTAACCTGACCCTGCTTCTCAAAGCGATTAACCTGACCCTGCTTCTCAAAGCGATTTCCCGGACCTTGCTTCTCAAAGCGATTACCCGGAGCCTGACTCAAAGCTTCACCCTCACGGTGATGACCTGGAGCTTTATCCTCAACTTGTTGACCCATAGCCAAATCCTCAATATGCTGACCTACAACTACATCCTCAACACGCTGACCTGCAGCCTCATTCTCAGCATGTTGGCTTGCAGCCTCACCCTCAACACGCTGACCAGCAGCTTCACCCTCAACACGCTGGCTTGCAGCTTCACCCTCAACACGCTGGCCCGCAGCCTGTCCTTCAAATCTTGTTTGGGGTCCTTCAAATCGATGACCTTGAAATCTAGGACCCCTTGAATCAAAACGTGAACGAGACCCGTCCCTTGCTCCTGGTGCATCAAATCTGTGCATTCCTCTTCCACGGGGTCCATCAAACCtgtgaaacaaaaataaatacttttttttaaaaaaagaactaaaATTCACTTTTGCATTACATAATTGCCTGGCAAATTCCATGAAATTTGTTTCTCTCTTGGTAAAAAAATGATCAGTTCATGCAGCATTCTTCAGTTCATTTCTTTGAGGAACAAAAGCTTCATTTTGTTTCATACTAGTTTATTCAGTACGTAAATCTTACTGCTTTGCTTGTAGGGTGAGAATTCATACACAGCAACAGCATTAATgtgcacgcacacaaacacaactCTAGACATGACAATCTAAGAATTAACTGTTTTTACAAGGACCACTGATATCTTCTCATCTTCCCCAAGACAAAACCCAAAATATAAAGCAGCAgttctaaaataatcacttcaatgctGCAATTTACTGAACCAAAAAAACCTTAATGCTGTAAATGGAATCAAAAACTAATAGTTTTATAACACCTTTTATGCAGGTATTCTCCCAACATATATTAGAAAATAAATTGCAAGTGTACCATTTAATGGCAGCGTTGGCAATTTATTACAAATGGAACACGAactaggtttttaaaattttgcttgGGGTAGCCAACCAGGCCCTCCCAAAGCTAGATGTAGCTGCTCTGAGGTCTAAGTGTATGTCTTTGAATGCTTTGTTTAGCACTCAATCCTAATATGAAAGACAGAAAACAATGAAAGATTCAGTCACAATAATACAGGCAAGCCTATCTTTCATTCTAATTCATTCTGAATGTGACAAATTAATTGTGGCAGAAACTGATTGCACCATCATAATGAAGTGGCGGGAACACATAGCTCCTAAACCCAACGGAACACAGCAATGGAGAAAACGGAGCTGCTACAGAGGCCAGTGACATGCTGGCACATACCTTCAGCATGTCACTGGCCTCTGTAGCAGAAACAAAGCCAATCAAAGTTGCCTGGTGTTGAGGCAATGTTTTGATTAATGAGGCAAACAGCCAGTAACTATGTGTCTGgggactggggagagagggaggtgaggagagagagatatatatatatatatatatacatacacacacacatatatatatcacAACTGCtttaaaattttgaaaaaaattcaTCAACTCTTATATAGCGAATAATTTTACTTAAAAAATATTACCTTGGAGTTCTATGGCCTTCAGACCGCAGTCCACCTTGTGATGATTCTGATGGCTTTATCCCACATGGCCCAAATCGACTATCGTGTGGTGTTAAACCTGAAGGAGACACCTTTACTTCGGAATGGGGTGTTGGAATCAGAGGCTTCTTCTGTTCTGTGACAGGTGGAGGATTCTGGGAAATTGGTGTAGGAACCTGGTATACTGGCGGAGGGGCCTGAGACACTGGCGGAGGGGCCTGAGACACCGGCGGAGGGGCCTGAGACACCGGCGGAGGGGCCCGAGACACCGGCGGAGGGGCCCTTGTCATTGGTGGAGGTGCCATAGTCATCGGCGGAGGGGCCATAGCCATCGGCGGAGGGGCCACAGTCATCGGCGGAGGGGCCACAGTCATCGGCGGAGGGGCCACAGTCATCGGCGGAGGGGCCACAGTCATCGGCGGAGGGGCCACAGTCATCGGAGGAGGGGCCACAGTCATGGGAGGAGGGGCCACAGTCATGGGAGGAGGGGCCACAGTCATGGGAGGAGGGGCCACAGTCATGGGAGGAGGGGCCACAGTCATGGGAGGAGGGGCCACAGTCATGGGAGGAGGGGCCACAGTCATCGGTGGAGGAGCCACAGTCACCGGTGGAGGAGCCTGCGTCACCGGCGGAGGCGTCTGGGAAACTGGTGGACTTTTCTGTTCTGAAGAAGCTGGGAGTGCAGGTGAGCTTGTTGCTCCTTGTGTTGAGGCTACAGAAGAACCAGTCATtggtggtgtagggggtaacccCATGGGCGGCACTGGAGGCATCGGCGGAGCTTGAGACATCAGTCCTCTTGATGTATTTCCTAAGTAACTTTGGGATTGATTGTTCATGTACTGCTGTTGAACATTTCTGAGAGCATCCATCCTTTCTTGGAAGTGATGATTTGTTGATACCATTTGTTCTTGCCACTGGTTCCATTGAGTTTCATACTGTTGGAGCTGATCCTTATTGGGATAGGCTTGGAGCTGTGCCTTCCAAATCTGGAATTGTCGCTGCCATTCTTGATACAGAGGGATGAACTGCTGCTGTTGCATCTCTAAGTGTCTCAGCTGCATCTCCAGAGGCATGGACTAAAGAAAAAGAAACCCATTACAGTATGTCCTATTTTACAAACAGTCTACTGATTCTCTGTATTACCACCTTATTCACACAAGACTCTTGGTTATTTTGCTCCTCCACTTAAAAAATGTTTGCTACTTGAGAGGTAGTCCAGATTCTGAACATTAGAGTTGTCCTTATGGTCATCACTGATCAAGAAATCAGAAAAGCTGAGTTGACTGGCAAAAGCAAGGATTTTTGCAGGACAAAAATTGCACGAGATGTTCATGGAATACATAAATAGTTTTCTACAATTACTTAGTTTTACTCCATTTATAGCAAGGTCTCTTACAACATGTGAATGGCTGAATGCATGTTGCATAGGAAGATAAATCATTCTCTCCGATGGTTTATTTGCCTACCATTTTCCATCAAGGAAATTTAATGCATACATTACAAATGAACACATTCTTATCTAAACAGCAGAAATAAATGAACTGAGGGGAAAAAGTCACTCAAGTTCCCCTTTCAATAACAGCTTTAAGAGGTAATCTACTCGCTGTGCTGCAACACAGTGAATCTCCACTTTTATACCACATTAATAGTAAACTTGCCCCCACTGCCAAAATGAACAGGCATGTAAaagaattttaaacttaaaatagAATATATTAGACGGTGAGGTTAAAtttctagttttaaaaaaaatgaaaaaaaaggagAAGAGAAAAGCAGTTGTGAAATGTTTGATGCTTTTCAATAATAGTTATCCATGTTCATAGGGGCGGACTGGCACGGGATTCTCACAGAAAAAGGGGGCGCTGATAATACAACACAATGGAACTATTCACAAGGCACCAACTTCCCATTTGGCCAGTCTGCCCCTGCTTGTTGGCTGATTCACTTCATGACTACCTACCAGTCCAAGTTCTTCAgaatcaaaatgatcatggtAAAAATTTACAAAACTGGTCAGCCAGGGAGACAGGAATTTCCCTAAAATGGCCAGCAATGTAAGGGTTAAGAAAGTCAATACAGATGAAGAGACAAAATAACTCAAACAATGCATCATTTATTTCAGTAAAATGAGTCATTTTCCAGACCAATGACAGTCACTTGAAAAAAAACTAAAACTTGATAATTAGCAATATCTTCAGCAACTTTGTACTCAATTGAATGAATCTACAATCCATGTTCCTGCTAGCTTATGAAAGTAGTTTCTCTACCTGCCTCAACTGCTGTCGGGGAACTAATTTGAGAATCAGAAATCAGTGGCAACCCAGCATCAGTAAATACTTCCTTCTTAGGTGTATAGGGTTCAGATGGCAGTTTTCTGCTTGTAAAACAATTTTGTATCAAGTCTCAAACTAAGGGCCATGATCAAGCCAATTTGTCAGTTTTACTGCACTGTTGCTAATGTGCTGCAACAGCAGTGCTGTACTTCCACTCCAGTTGATCACATTGTATGCCGTTTCTGTAGACCTGTTtataaattaaagcccatgggattaaagggacagtggcagcgtggatacaaaattggctaagggacagaaaacagagtaatggtgaataGTTTGTTTCAGActggagtcagtattaggaccactgcttttttaatatatatattcatgacctggacttgggtataatttcaaagtttgcagatgacatgaaactcgggaatgtagtaaacaataaggaggatagtaacagatgtcaggaggacatagacagactggtgaaatgggtagacacacgagagatgaaatttaacccagagaagtgtgaagtgatacaatttggcaggaagaattaggagaggcaatataaactaaatggtacaatttaatagggggcacaggaacagagagactaggGAGtggacatacacaaatctttgacggtggcagggctGTTAAAAAAttgtgggatccttggctttattaatagaggaatagagtacaaaagcaagaaagttatgctaaacctttataaaacattggttaggcctcaggtggagaagtgttcaattctggaaggatgtcaaggccttagagagggtacagaagaaatttactagaatggtaccagggttgaaggacttcagttatgtggagagactggagaagttggggttgttctccttagaacagagaaggttgaggggagatttgacaggggtgttcaaaaatcatgaagggttttgatagagtaaataaggagaaacagtttccagtggcagaagggtcggtagccaggggacacagatttaaggtgattggcaaaagaaccagacgcgaaatgaggaaacatttttttttaaacgcagcgagttgtgatgtggaatgcactgcctgaaagggtagtggaagcagattcaatagtaactttcaaaagggaattagataatcatttgaaggggaaaaatttacagggcaatggggaaagcagggaagagggactaattagatagctctaccAAGGAGGCGGCACAGTAACAATGGGTCTAATGGCCTCTTTCTTTGCTgtatcattgtatgattctaaaTGGCACATTTGTTATGGGCAATCTCAGTTGCACTAAGTTTTGGTGCCAAAATACAAAACAGACAAGTTTAAATTCCTGATTCCATAAAAATAATTTCAATAATTAGAATTTCTCTTCTGAATACACCCAAAACTAGCAATAATTAAAAGTTTGATCACTTATGGAATAGGGTTGTCAACCCTTCCAAATTGGCCAGGAGTCTCCGAGACTGAGGATCGATATCTTTGACACTGCTGCTAGAAGCCCGGGAGAAAAATACTTTGGTTTCGCACTTGTGCGCCTCCACAATCCAGAGCCGCACTCTGCACTAAATCCACCAATAGCTGCTCAACATTTACTCAGCTGCTGTATGACCACACTGCTCCAACGCTGTAACTATTTTTAGTttcaaatggaacaatttatgtcACGTAGCTGCCACCTGGGACATACCCTCCCTGCAATCAGATGTAATAAATTGTGAACAAATATATGTATGTCCTGTGATCAATCCTCCAAgattatgtccaaccagagttggcaaccctagtatgGAGACAGTGACACCTGCATTCGACCTTCTGGGCAATATGTGGAATGGAAACTGGATTGCACACATGCTGCAACTGTTTTCAAGATAAGCTAGACAAAATACAAAATATGGTGTTTTGCCAGAGCTTGGAAAGTGTTTATAGTGGGTATACGGCACAGAGATCTGAATTTCAAAGCAGCTCATGCACCTGAGACACAATATACCTGTGATACAAAAAAAACTATGTGCAAAAGCAGGCAGGTATCAGGAAATCAGCACCAAAGAAGTcagctggaaaaaaaatcaatttccaattttaaaaaaatcagaaaagatttttaaaaattaaatatttcaaaTATATACAAGTTGGGACACCAGAGCATGCATTTAAAATCAAAGACTGTTCCAATTACATGAGATAAACAAATTGATCAGCCAACTATCCTTGCTGTTCCCTGTCAAATGCGATGcttttattgcagtagacacaATTGTTATTGCATTCACAATTAGCAATTTTAAAAACTAACTTTTACAACCCATTTCTGTTTTTTGGTGAAAAAGTCAGTCCCATCTAAAAAGTTTAATTTCCCAACGGCTCACCAGGTTTACTGTGAACAGCTGAGTCTTGCACAAGTCTTACATATTCTGTTGGTGTTGAGTTAGCAGATCTCCGCCAGTCACAGAACCCTGGATTAGGCAAAGGAAAATCATTCAGGGTCCTTGCAGCTGACTACTACCCAGCGGGTAGGTGTACATGTTGGATGAGGACAAGATCAAGCACACCTCTGCAATTAAATAGCCAGGCAAAATTCTTCaccaaagctcacacatgaatgaCACTGGGTGGCGCACCAGAAGACACATGGAGGCTGTATAACTGTATGTCGGCAAggagtcaatgtcttcaggaaGGGGTGGGTAAGAGAGAAAAGAACATGTTTTTCTACTTGTCTTATTCCcatattccccccctcccccgaaccaCAAAAAACCCTTACAAGCTATTCCCAGACAAAGGGAGCTAGGTGTCTGCCAGTTTTGATCTATAACTACATGCTAAAAAGTGCTTCCGAAGGTAACTTaccattaattttttttccttccttccaaCTGGCGGTACAGGTATAAAAGAAGGGCTCCTGCCCCATTAGATCACTTAACCGGCTCTGTTAAAACACTTACCCTACAGTAGGACAAGGCTGAGAACTCATTATGTCCACAACTGTGGGTGTGAACATGGTTGCACCATTCAATGGTGCAAGCATTAGAACACTGATCTTTAATTTCCTTTATTTGTCATGACTTTTGTGGGTCTTTTTGTCCCTTTTCCTTATTTTTTGTAACTCTGTTCAATCTTTGCCTGACTGGAAGTTCGTCCTTTCATAAACAGGATTCCCATTATCTTTGTGTGGAGCACAGTCCAAAGCCATCCCATCATGCAAGATCTCTTTTCTTCTCAACATAGAACCGGCTGTACACCTCTGGAAATCACACTCAATTAGGAACTAATGCAACGGCTGGAAAGGATCAATAGCAAAAATGTATGGTACGTTTCCCTCAATGGCCTGGTAGGTAAATTGAATGGCATCAAGTCCTACAAAATCAGTAGAGTTTTGATCTCCACTCTGTTGAATTAGCTTGTCACAGGCAAGAAGGCAGTTGGGCCATTACATTTGGTCTGAGGATATCTAAGCTTGGCAAACAACAATGTTCCCCtactctgatcactgtccagtggctgCTCTTGGACATGCATGTGCAGCTATCACAGCCAAATTACGTTCACAttaaaaatacagaaacagagtgaAGATAAAGGGGTTGGGTTAGAAATTAgttaatttcagtgggatgaaagAGAATCAACCCCAGATTCTTTGGTTGGAAAAAAAATGCCAAATTGAACAGCAGACCAGCAATGGAAAAATTTAAATACAAAATGGATGTGGTATAGATTAAATACATGCTGTCTCGAAGTAAAGGGATTGCGTTAAAAGTTGAGGGTTCCATGGGTATAAACAAATTAGGGCATATGGTAATGgttagaaattttttcacactgtAGGCCATTAGGCATTGAAATTCCTTACTACAAATGGCCATCGAGATGGAAGCTATCTACATCTCATTAAAACTCATAGCTGTGTGCACTTCCTCTCCACACAAACTTACTTCCCATTGTCTCACTTTTTTGTGAACATGTCCATCATAAATCCTTAAGTCCACTTTAATATAACCCTGTAATTGGACAATCTGGCCACCAAGTGACACTTGTCTTTTCCCCACATATTGCTTTCTGGAAATTTTTCATCCACCATTTTGTCACAGAAactaaaatttctaatgtccaaaataaacaACATATAAAAACACATTCTACAATAACACTATTGAAGTTATCAActggattttttttctaaattttaatgccttcattaaagtttttacttgaagaccTCAGCCTGGctttggacttgatatttttgctcaAAGCTGTGACTCAGAGATAAATGTATATGGTGCAGTCTCATCATGTGCAGTGTACCCAATTTGACAGTATCGATCAGTACCATTCAGTAGCTGAATTGCTgcaatatttttctttagcttctcGCCTCCGTTGTGTTGACTGAGTAACCTTTAATTCTCACCTGATCATCTCTTGGGTTTTGCTGACAAGTAGATAATGTAAACATTCTATTactaagagagagaaagaaagagagagagagagaaagaaagaaagagagagagagagaaagagagagagagaatgagtgattgtgtgagagagtaagtgaggagagagagaagaaaaagagagCGAGAACCTTGCATCATTTTAATTTGAGTTCttttttcaaaattaaaaaaacaatcaAGTTGAATTTTAAAAGCTCTGATCAACACTTGTGTCTTGTTGATACTTAACTGGaatgtttactttttttaaaatgagacaCAGGCAGATAATCATGTCCAGGAACCCACCATAAAATGCCAAATTCCAAGTTTACAGAGATCTCTTAGAAAGTTATAAACAAGTGCAGTTTACACATAGGATCCCTCCACCCAATACTGTCAGCCAATCCCCTGCTCCAACTCTCAATGCAGACTGACACTAGGTTTCGACCAATGGACAAAATGTTGCATTCAACTCCCAGCTATGCCAAACCTCAAGCCTGCCTTATAGTCTGCCAAACTGAATGATTAAACGCCAACTGTTTCCCTTTCATCGGCGTGCATCAAAAGTTCTGTTCTAAACAAACATTCCCTTAGCAACTATATTGCTGCCAATGAACAGTAGGCCTAAAGTAACCAATTCAAATTCAAATGCAATGACATAAGAACTGTTTAGAAAAGACTTGCTTAGACAATAATTAGGTCCACAAGAAGAAAAACGGCACCACAATATTCCCAGACACAACTGTATAACTATGACGGCACTAACCTGTACGTGTTGTATTTGCTGCATCAGCTGCTGGTACTGTTGCAGCAGTTGTTGAAGTTGATTATGTTGTTGCATCATATTCTGCTGCTGATACTCTATGCGTTGTTGTTGCCACTGAGCCGCTGCTGCCTGTAACAGTTTCAGCCTCTCTGCTTCCTCTGGGTTCTCTGGAGGTTGGATAGTAGGCTAAAAGAATATTCACAATATGACTACAAAGGTTATGAGATTAGTGTTTTGGCAAAGCACATTTCATTGAAACTGCAAATTCTGACACTACAGCAGTACACATAGAAGTTTACTGGTATGCCTTTTAAATTCTTACATACTTGTAGGACAAAGATCTTGACACGTCCCCCTGACAGTATGACTCAAATACCAAGTCAATTGGTTCTTGGTACCTTAATGTGGGAGGACTCACATAATATCACTATATGGCACAAAAGGGAGCTCCAATGTGCCTCAAATGTTCTCACTTTAAAAACATGAAAGCTGTCTTCCTCTTGATTTCACGCCAGC
The nucleotide sequence above comes from Heptranchias perlo isolate sHepPer1 chromosome 10, sHepPer1.hap1, whole genome shotgun sequence. Encoded proteins:
- the ylpm1 gene encoding uncharacterized protein ylpm1 isoform X1 codes for the protein MYPSWGRYGGGGAHLPYYGGAAQPPLPPGPRVPAPSVVVGATLSPTTVPPPVPSAGLASNFQTLRQQHLQQMQQLQQMHQQQMQSVLQHPAHQHQPPPSIPPPPLPPHLQQPPPPQIWDTSNTQSQLTQNNQLTQQHPDFSSVALQPAAVSTVTASGDKKANDFSKAINGSYQQQQQYWYQQHLQNLQKHGNKQYGGQQEQSVEMNQISDSVQQKPGEVKSSYATQPPLPPALPYEAPKTQPPPPPPKEDIPPPPPPEEAKKGIKQLNKEPTIQPPENPEEAERLKLLQAAAAQWQQQRIEYQQQNMMQQHNQLQQLLQQYQQLMQQIQHVQSMPLEMQLRHLEMQQQQFIPLYQEWQRQFQIWKAQLQAYPNKDQLQQYETQWNQWQEQMVSTNHHFQERMDALRNVQQQYMNNQSQSYLGNTSRGLMSQAPPMPPVPPMGLPPTPPMTGSSVASTQGATSSPALPASSEQKSPPVSQTPPPVTQAPPPVTVAPPPMTVAPPPMTVAPPPMTVAPPPMTVAPPPMTVAPPPMTVAPPPMTVAPPPMTVAPPPMTVAPPPMTVAPPPMTVAPPPMTVAPPPMAMAPPPMTMAPPPMTRAPPPVSRAPPPVSQAPPPVSQAPPPVSQAPPPVYQVPTPISQNPPPVTEQKKPLIPTPHSEVKVSPSGLTPHDSRFGPCGIKPSESSQGGLRSEGHRTPRFDGPRGRGMHRFDAPGARDGSRSRFDSRGPRFQGHRFEGPQTRFEGQAAGQRVEGEAASQRVEGEAAGQRVEGEAASQHAENEAAGQRVEDVVVGQHIEDLAMGQQVEDKAPGHHREGEALSQAPGNRFEKQGPGNRFEKQGQVNRFEKQGQVNRFDKQGPSNRFEEQGPGNRFAKQGPGNRFEKQGPGNRFEGQGPGNRFEGQGPGSRFEEQGPGNRFEEQGPGNRFEGQGPSNRFEEQGPGNRFEKQGPGNRYEGQGPGNRFEKQGPGNRYEGQGPGNCFEKQGPGNRFEGQGTSIRLEEQGAGNRFEKQSLGKHFELQGPDIHLEEQGPGNRFEEQGPGNRFEKQGPGNRFEKQGPGNRFEVQGPGNRFETQGPGNRIEDQSPGNRIEDQGPGNRSEKQGPSNRFEKQGPSDRFENQVSGNRFEGPGPGNRFEGPGPGNRFEGPGPGNRFEGPGPGNRFEGPGPGNRFEGQGPGNRFEGPGPGNRFEGPGPGNRFEGQGPGNRFENQGPGGGRFDGPGGGRFDGPGGGRFDGPGGGRFDGPGGGRFDGPGGGRFDGPGGGRFDGPGGGRFDGPGGGRFDGHGGGRFDGPGGGRFDGPGGGRFDGPGGGRFDGPGGGRCDGPGGGRFDGPGGNRFDGPGGGHFDGPGGNRFDGPGGNRFDGPGGNRFDGPGGNRFDGPGGGHFDGPGGGRFDGPGGNRFEGQDLGNRSEGQDTGNRFESQGLGQHFDGHGQRFDGRGPGHRFDGRGSGQCFEGQGPGQSFEGPGPTHRFEGQVYGQRFEGQGPGQRFEGQALGQRFERQGPGQRFEGPGGRFQGPGSRCDGPKGPRFSGPIPSVPSPRPKGPQVTTGQGLKGPQSSQPSLEQVEEQIKPAGEKKPETASVDKDVKQNTDSVPQASAEQKDEEKTAHITMAATCHKSLDSSANKDLLEKSVDLSKSHEIQRKMDSSETATPSVTVVQNQKDQTVVQSLSKMQPSNSSATTKAISEKPEPKTVEAGKRLEPKPLRPNNDREKGPDHRQLVGKDYPSMRKSDVDSNIDGPEIRPLLHHRMEMQGHWHQEEGRPVDDHFSGPRGGPAYERERALSWERGNWTDTGPDFWDERDPFRREDRSLIRRPPLPHEILDRREIRAPLPIEVFDREFDRSGRSHEHGFSRDQERDREYFHRQREEWELHGRGRDFSPLRPRPDRWREEPWRDEPERGYHHERERELWGRDYPERPDWRRDERDYPPDRPGWQRERIDERRYPDTDDRRLPFDNLREMPPQTGPVHAPILPEEPPLPFSEKPMADQPPGGQNIVALSEREHEIILKAAQELKLLRELQVIERVPLLPSETDSVGIPPVIQDYQNTKAGQDFYKDMANNENSILGPVPTEAPVQSERWDTDTFHGLWDSGTEPKNPESNYGYSEPSPVSTPALNKPPPIQKTVDYGHGRDVGAGRIEQIPYGERVSLGPEPIRERMYDKDSLGPRDRYGDREPFLERRGDPYLDRRDYDRERDLYRDRPMGDYEREGFERERFGREERMPHAPPGRSSGYHNYQDTKDPFSRGGFDRSQFDRLSDRPPFDHPPSGFGGERRGYSDERIPAPAPHPSHPPPRVEKKPESKNVDDILKMPGRQSRPDRIVVIMRGLPGSGKTHVAKLIRDKEVEYGGAAPRVLSLDDYFMTEVEKVVKDPDSGKRVKKKVLEYEHEPEMEDTYRSSMFKTFRKTLDDGFFPFIIVDAINNRVKHFEQLWSAAKTKGFEVYIAEMSADNQTCAKRNIHGRKLKEINKMAEHWDSTPRHMLRLDIRSLLQDAAIEEVEMEDFDPNTEQQPQQQEEQQQDESKKDAADEEEYETGFVTKSKWEMDTSEESLDKLDGLRSSNKRKRGWHDSIEHRLEDYLQLPDDYNTRSSEPGKKRVRWADLEEEKDAERKRAIGFVVGQTDWEKITDEKGELAQRALNRTKYF